Proteins encoded within one genomic window of Bradyrhizobium sp. CB1717:
- a CDS encoding phosphorylase: MTLGTGDYITAGNAIDPRPILIVTGLVQEARIAAGPGMAVICSSSSPTQLRALLTVVDPETIRGVISFGVAGGLDPTLRSGDVVLATEVLSGDTRWAAGLSLGDDLIERLTSGRRRVVRGSLAGAEEVVTKRSCKAALHSETGASAVDMESHIAAAYAAEAGLPFAAVRVISDPAHRALPALARAAIKPNGQIDLGAVLRGIVRNPATLHALVSTGIDFNRALRSLRGCRDYLIGTEIVDSEALVSKAA, from the coding sequence GTGACTTTGGGGACGGGGGACTATATTACCGCGGGTAATGCCATCGACCCGCGGCCGATACTGATCGTGACCGGATTGGTGCAGGAGGCCCGAATTGCGGCCGGTCCTGGCATGGCGGTCATCTGTTCGTCGAGCAGCCCGACCCAGTTGCGGGCGCTGCTGACGGTGGTGGACCCTGAGACGATTCGCGGCGTGATCTCGTTCGGCGTGGCCGGCGGGCTCGACCCGACGCTGCGCTCCGGCGACGTCGTGCTGGCAACCGAGGTGCTGTCCGGCGACACCCGCTGGGCCGCCGGTCTGTCGCTCGGCGACGACCTGATCGAACGCCTGACCTCGGGCCGCCGCCGCGTGGTGCGCGGCAGCCTCGCCGGCGCCGAGGAGGTGGTCACGAAGCGGTCCTGCAAGGCGGCGTTGCACTCCGAAACCGGAGCCTCCGCCGTCGATATGGAAAGCCACATCGCGGCGGCCTACGCCGCCGAGGCCGGGCTGCCCTTCGCCGCGGTCCGCGTCATCAGCGATCCCGCCCACCGCGCGCTGCCCGCGCTCGCCCGTGCCGCGATCAAGCCGAACGGCCAGATCGACCTCGGAGCCGTGCTGCGCGGCATCGTGCGCAACCCGGCGACGCTGCATGCGCTGGTCTCGACCGGCATCGACTTCAACCGCGCGCTGCGCTCACTGCGTGGTTGCCGTGACTATCTGATCGGCACCGAGATCGTCGACAGCGAGGCTTTGGTCTCCAAGGCGGCCTGA
- a CDS encoding sugar ABC transporter ATP-binding protein, producing the protein MAEILFELAGISKSYPGVMALDDVSLRVYRGEVLGLIGENGAGKSTLMRVLGGVIAPSEGVIRIGGTEHVRMTVNEATQAGIAFVHQELNLFENLDVAANVFIGRERLVGGPLKLVDDAEMRARVTPLLERLGADFAPDTLVDNLSIAERQLVEIAKALSIDARVIIMDEPTSSLTISETERLLEVIADLKAHGISVIYISHRLSEIMTCADRVVVLRDGRTVGELARDRLSHAAMIRLMIGRDLKALHTPPKRPPLPGGCDIVGLVTSAFPDRQVDLSVRHGEILGLAGLVGAGRTSLARAAFGIDPLLGGEIRIDNAAIDVASPRDAIRQGIYLMPEDRKKSGLVLELPIRENVTLASLLNYARMWLVSGPAERKVATEQVRRLSIKVPSIDMEAVTLSGGNQQKVVLGKWLSMQPRVMFFDEPTRGVDVGAKSEIYALMRELADQGVAIVMISSDMEEVIGVSDRIAVMHEGSISGVLERAQFSEYNVLQLAIGQAPETVEAAAP; encoded by the coding sequence ATGGCGGAAATCCTGTTCGAACTCGCCGGGATCAGCAAGTCCTATCCCGGCGTCATGGCCCTCGACGATGTCAGCCTGCGTGTGTACCGCGGCGAAGTGTTGGGCCTGATCGGCGAGAACGGCGCCGGCAAATCGACGCTGATGCGCGTGCTGGGTGGCGTGATTGCGCCGAGCGAGGGCGTGATCCGCATCGGCGGCACCGAGCACGTCCGTATGACGGTGAACGAGGCGACGCAGGCCGGCATCGCCTTCGTGCATCAGGAATTGAACCTTTTCGAAAATCTCGACGTCGCCGCGAACGTCTTCATCGGACGCGAGAGACTTGTCGGCGGCCCGCTGAAGCTGGTGGACGATGCGGAGATGCGCGCCCGCGTGACGCCGCTGCTGGAGCGGCTGGGCGCCGATTTCGCCCCGGACACGCTGGTCGACAATTTATCGATCGCCGAGCGTCAGTTGGTGGAGATCGCCAAGGCGCTCTCGATCGACGCCCGCGTGATCATCATGGACGAGCCGACCTCCAGCCTGACGATTTCGGAAACTGAACGGCTGCTGGAGGTGATTGCCGATCTGAAGGCGCACGGCATCTCGGTGATCTACATCTCTCACCGGCTCAGCGAGATCATGACCTGTGCCGACCGCGTCGTGGTGCTCCGCGACGGGCGCACGGTGGGAGAGCTGGCGCGGGACCGGCTGAGCCACGCCGCCATGATCCGGCTGATGATCGGTCGCGACCTGAAAGCGCTGCATACGCCGCCGAAGCGGCCGCCGCTGCCGGGCGGCTGCGACATCGTCGGTCTCGTGACATCGGCCTTTCCCGACCGGCAGGTCGATCTTTCCGTGCGGCATGGCGAGATACTCGGGCTGGCAGGGCTCGTGGGCGCCGGTCGCACCTCCCTGGCTCGCGCGGCCTTCGGCATTGACCCGCTGCTGGGCGGCGAGATCAGGATCGACAACGCGGCGATCGATGTCGCATCGCCGCGGGACGCGATCAGGCAAGGCATCTATCTGATGCCGGAGGACCGCAAGAAATCCGGGCTCGTGCTGGAGCTGCCGATCCGGGAGAACGTGACGCTGGCCAGCCTGCTGAATTATGCGCGGATGTGGCTGGTCAGCGGCCCGGCCGAGCGCAAGGTCGCGACAGAGCAGGTGAGGCGCCTCTCCATCAAGGTGCCGAGCATCGACATGGAGGCCGTGACGCTCTCCGGCGGCAACCAGCAAAAGGTCGTGCTGGGCAAGTGGCTTTCGATGCAGCCGCGCGTGATGTTCTTCGACGAGCCGACCCGTGGCGTCGATGTCGGCGCCAAGAGCGAGATCTACGCGCTGATGCGCGAGCTCGCCGACCAGGGCGTCGCGATCGTGATGATTTCTTCGGACATGGAGGAGGTCATTGGCGTCTCCGACCGGATCGCGGTGATGCATGAAGGCAGCATCAGCGGCGTGCTGGAGCGAGCGCAGTTCAGCGAATACAACGTATTGCAGCTTGCAATCGGCCAGGCGCCGGAAACCGTCGAAGCGGCTGCGCCATGA
- a CDS encoding ROK family protein, translating into MVDQIEQPRRISSTARGSNRGRLVEVLRRQGPLPRVELARSTGLSFPAVSGLTSRLIAEELLCETETAATSWSDDTDEDDADGLNGRRRGRPAVLLTLNPEFGRIIAVSLRMNLIETLIADFSGSSLAQSRLEIATRALDAGALCDLVIAQIDAMLEATATPRHRLLGIGIALQGIVNADTGRHLWSPALSITDVDLVKPVRQAFDAEVVMANDAVAVALALTAAEPSLAQGLSATIMVGHGVGMGVVVDGEARWGAGAGSEIGHIKLGSNGPQCRCGQRGCIEAHLADYALYRDARTFLDLPPAAAQQPSEAQMALLRERARSGDPRLEHVFQQAGRALAEAVAATISVLRPHHVILAGPGLQAFDMMRRAYEERLEQAVLPWLLKSTAIYLRPSESAAIVEGMVRRTLWVVDRNRMEATE; encoded by the coding sequence ATGGTTGACCAAATTGAGCAGCCGAGACGCATTTCCAGCACCGCCCGCGGCTCGAATCGCGGCCGCCTCGTGGAGGTTTTGCGACGCCAGGGACCGTTGCCGCGTGTGGAGCTCGCCCGGAGCACGGGATTGAGCTTCCCCGCCGTGTCCGGCCTGACATCGAGGCTGATCGCGGAAGAGTTGCTGTGCGAGACCGAGACGGCGGCAACCTCATGGTCCGACGACACGGACGAAGACGATGCGGACGGGCTGAACGGCCGCCGCCGTGGCCGGCCCGCCGTGCTGCTGACCCTGAACCCGGAGTTCGGCCGCATCATTGCGGTCTCGCTGCGCATGAATCTGATCGAAACGCTGATCGCGGATTTCAGCGGCTCCAGCCTGGCGCAATCGCGGCTCGAAATCGCGACCCGGGCTCTCGATGCGGGTGCGTTATGCGATCTCGTGATTGCGCAGATCGATGCGATGCTCGAGGCGACGGCCACACCGCGCCATCGCCTGTTGGGAATAGGGATTGCCCTCCAAGGCATCGTGAACGCGGACACCGGTCGGCATCTTTGGAGTCCGGCCCTGTCGATCACCGATGTCGATCTGGTGAAGCCGGTGCGCCAGGCTTTCGACGCCGAAGTCGTGATGGCGAATGACGCTGTCGCGGTTGCCCTCGCCCTCACCGCCGCGGAGCCGTCCCTGGCGCAGGGTCTCTCGGCCACGATCATGGTCGGCCACGGCGTCGGCATGGGCGTCGTTGTCGACGGTGAAGCGCGCTGGGGCGCCGGCGCCGGCAGCGAGATTGGCCATATCAAATTGGGATCGAACGGGCCGCAATGTCGCTGCGGCCAGCGCGGCTGCATCGAGGCCCATCTCGCCGACTATGCGCTCTACCGCGACGCCCGCACCTTTCTCGACTTGCCGCCGGCGGCGGCGCAACAGCCTTCCGAGGCGCAGATGGCCCTGCTGCGCGAGCGAGCGCGGAGCGGCGATCCCCGTCTCGAGCACGTATTCCAGCAGGCAGGTCGCGCGCTTGCCGAGGCGGTCGCGGCAACGATATCCGTGCTGCGCCCACACCATGTGATCCTGGCGGGACCCGGCCTGCAGGCATTTGACATGATGCGCCGCGCCTATGAGGAGCGGCTCGAGCAAGCGGTCTTGCCGTGGCTGCTCAAGTCCACGGCGATCTATCTGCGTCCAAGCGAGTCGGCGGCAATCGTCGAGGGCATGGTGCGACGGACCCTGTGGGTCGTAGACCGAAACCGCATGGAGGCGACCGAGTGA
- the hpnE gene encoding hydroxysqualene dehydroxylase HpnE, which translates to MQNTAHIIGAGISGLTAAVRLANGGFKVAVHEATHQAGGRCRSYFDGATNLTIDNGNHLLLSGNSHARAYARAIGTEAGLVGPDRAQFPFVDIKTGQRWQIDLGDGRWPTWVLDESRRVPDTGLTDYLKLAPLVWASEETLVSKSIPTEGILYQRLVQPLLLAALNVDPPEGSAGLAGAIVRETLLAGGQACRPLIARDGLSAVLIEPAVKFLAERGHTVQLGHELRSFVNTDGKVTALNFGGEDVIQLGAGDVIVMAVPPRAAASLLPGLKTPTEFRAIVNAHFRFEPPPGSAPILGVIGGVVEWLFAFPNRLSVTISNGDRLVDMPREELAQAIWSDVCKAGGVSGELPPWQIVRERRATFAATPAQNALRPGPVTALKNLFLAGDWTATGLPATIEGSVRSGDRAADLVLAAKGS; encoded by the coding sequence ATGCAAAACACAGCTCACATCATCGGCGCTGGAATTTCCGGCCTCACCGCCGCCGTGCGGCTCGCCAATGGCGGCTTCAAGGTCGCCGTGCACGAGGCGACGCACCAGGCCGGCGGCCGCTGCCGCTCCTATTTCGACGGCGCCACCAACCTCACCATCGACAACGGCAATCATCTGCTGCTGTCGGGCAACAGCCACGCGCGCGCCTATGCGCGCGCGATCGGCACCGAGGCGGGACTCGTCGGGCCGGATCGCGCACAATTTCCGTTCGTCGACATCAAGACCGGGCAGCGCTGGCAGATCGATCTCGGCGATGGCCGATGGCCGACCTGGGTGCTCGACGAGAGCCGCCGCGTGCCCGACACCGGCCTCACCGATTATCTCAAGCTGGCGCCGCTGGTCTGGGCGTCGGAGGAGACGCTGGTCAGCAAGTCCATCCCGACCGAAGGCATCCTCTACCAGCGCCTTGTGCAGCCGCTGCTGCTCGCGGCGCTCAACGTCGATCCGCCCGAGGGATCGGCCGGGCTTGCCGGTGCGATCGTGCGCGAGACGCTGCTTGCGGGCGGGCAGGCCTGCCGTCCCCTGATCGCGCGCGACGGTCTCAGCGCCGTGCTGATCGAGCCGGCGGTGAAGTTCTTGGCTGAGCGTGGCCACACCGTTCAGCTCGGCCATGAGCTGCGTTCGTTCGTCAACACCGACGGCAAGGTGACCGCGCTGAACTTCGGCGGCGAGGATGTGATCCAGCTCGGTGCAGGTGACGTGATCGTGATGGCAGTGCCGCCGCGCGCGGCCGCGAGCCTGCTGCCGGGCCTGAAGACGCCGACCGAATTCCGCGCCATCGTGAATGCGCATTTCCGTTTTGAGCCGCCGCCGGGCTCGGCGCCGATCCTCGGCGTGATCGGCGGCGTCGTGGAATGGCTGTTCGCGTTCCCGAACCGGCTCTCGGTGACCATCAGCAACGGCGACCGTCTCGTCGACATGCCGCGCGAGGAACTCGCGCAGGCGATCTGGAGCGACGTCTGCAAGGCCGGCGGGGTTTCCGGCGAATTGCCTCCTTGGCAGATCGTGCGTGAGCGCCGTGCCACATTTGCGGCGACGCCCGCTCAGAATGCCTTGCGTCCGGGGCCGGTCACCGCGCTGAAAAACCTGTTCCTCGCCGGCGACTGGACTGCTACGGGATTGCCGGCAACCATCGAGGGATCGGTCCGGTCGGGTGACCGCGCCGCCGATCTGGTTCTGGCCGCCAAAGGATCCTGA
- the hpnC gene encoding squalene synthase HpnC, whose product MTSASELRSGKGDRDENFPVASWIIHPRHRALILAYYNFVRTADDIADHATLPPDQKLAYLDLLEAELLGKGDTQLEAVTLRRALAERGMAPRHALDVLIAFRMDVTKLRYETWDEVIHYCRYSAMPVGRFMLDVHGESTSTWAASDALCAGLQINNHLQDCGKDFRELNRVYLPRDALAAHGASVEQLGLAQSPPAMLACLQSLAARNEALLDEGRSLSAEIRDFRLGVDVAVIQAYADRIVRLLKVRDPLRERVHLNKFELLTFSLAGMIGEVGRRAIGRKAITRPGTAHDA is encoded by the coding sequence ATGACCTCTGCGAGCGAATTGCGATCCGGCAAGGGTGACCGCGACGAGAATTTTCCCGTCGCGTCCTGGATCATTCATCCACGTCATCGCGCCCTGATCCTGGCCTATTACAATTTCGTCCGCACCGCCGACGACATCGCCGACCACGCCACGCTGCCGCCCGACCAGAAGCTCGCTTATCTCGACCTGCTCGAGGCGGAACTGCTCGGCAAGGGCGACACCCAGCTTGAGGCCGTCACCCTGCGCCGTGCGCTGGCCGAGCGCGGCATGGCGCCGCGTCACGCGCTCGACGTGCTGATCGCGTTCCGCATGGACGTGACCAAGCTGCGCTACGAGACCTGGGACGAGGTCATCCACTATTGCCGCTATTCTGCGATGCCGGTCGGCCGCTTCATGCTCGACGTTCACGGTGAGAGCACCTCGACCTGGGCCGCCTCGGATGCGCTCTGCGCCGGCCTCCAGATCAACAATCACCTGCAGGATTGCGGCAAGGATTTCCGCGAGCTCAACCGCGTCTATCTCCCGCGCGACGCGCTGGCAGCACACGGCGCCTCGGTCGAGCAGCTTGGGCTTGCGCAATCGCCGCCGGCGATGCTGGCCTGCCTGCAGTCGCTCGCCGCGCGTAACGAGGCGCTGCTCGACGAGGGCAGGTCATTGAGCGCGGAGATCCGCGATTTCCGCCTCGGGGTCGACGTCGCAGTGATCCAGGCCTATGCCGACCGCATCGTGCGCCTCTTGAAGGTGCGCGATCCCCTGCGCGAGCGCGTGCACCTGAACAAGTTCGAGCTTCTCACCTTCAGCCTCGCCGGCATGATCGGCGAAGTCGGCCGCCGCGCGATCGGACGCAAGGCCATAACCAGACCGGGGACTGCACATGACGCTTGA
- a CDS encoding sugar-binding protein, whose product MNRSMKKLLVPLLATAALGMATGVAQAQQKKTIALVTNVAADFWTIAGRGLEKAQKEHPDYNIELIVTNEGTAAGQRRELDDLLVRGVAGISISVDDAPHATEQLNKVAAKTVLITTDSDAPQSNRLAYIGTDNVAAGRQAGEEIKKALPNGGKIALFVGTMDADNARERVQGIKDAIAGTKVELVDVFTDQVDFAKAKANMENVLVKYPDIALLSGLWSYETPLIYDAVKAAGKAGKVKIVGFDEDQRTLRGISDGTIESTVVQQPYEFGYLSATNIIKTLNGDKSWIPSDGKLIVPTQVISKSNVAEFTANLKGLLKK is encoded by the coding sequence ATGAACCGATCGATGAAGAAATTGCTAGTGCCGCTGCTGGCGACCGCCGCGCTCGGGATGGCAACGGGTGTGGCGCAGGCCCAGCAGAAGAAGACCATCGCGCTGGTCACCAATGTTGCGGCCGACTTCTGGACCATCGCCGGCCGTGGGCTCGAAAAGGCACAGAAGGAGCACCCCGACTACAACATCGAATTGATCGTCACCAACGAAGGGACGGCGGCGGGCCAGCGGCGCGAGCTGGACGACCTGCTGGTGCGCGGCGTCGCCGGCATCTCCATCTCGGTCGACGATGCGCCGCATGCGACCGAGCAGCTCAACAAGGTTGCGGCCAAGACCGTATTGATCACGACGGACAGCGACGCGCCGCAGAGCAATCGTCTCGCCTATATCGGCACCGACAACGTCGCGGCCGGGCGACAAGCAGGCGAGGAGATCAAGAAGGCGCTGCCGAACGGCGGCAAGATCGCGCTGTTCGTCGGCACGATGGACGCGGACAACGCCCGCGAGCGGGTGCAGGGAATCAAGGACGCGATCGCCGGCACCAAGGTCGAACTGGTCGACGTGTTCACCGATCAGGTGGACTTCGCCAAGGCCAAGGCGAATATGGAGAACGTGCTCGTCAAATATCCCGACATTGCGCTTTTGTCCGGTCTTTGGAGCTACGAGACACCGCTGATCTATGACGCGGTCAAGGCGGCGGGCAAGGCCGGCAAGGTGAAGATCGTCGGCTTCGACGAGGACCAGCGCACGCTGCGGGGAATATCCGACGGCACAATCGAATCCACGGTCGTGCAGCAGCCGTACGAGTTCGGCTATCTCTCCGCCACCAACATCATCAAGACGCTGAACGGCGACAAGTCCTGGATCCCGTCTGACGGCAAGCTGATCGTGCCGACCCAAGTGATCAGCAAGTCCAACGTCGCGGAATTCACCGCAAATCTGAAGGGACTGCTGAAGAAGTGA
- the shc gene encoding squalene--hopene cyclase, translating into MDSVNATSREALESSIASATQGVLGFQQSDGHWVFELEADCTIPAEYILLRHYLAEPVDTVLEAKIGNYLRRVQGAHGGWPLVHDGEFDMSASVKAYFALKMIGDSVDAPHMVRAREAIHARGGAVNSNVFTRFLLATFGVVSWRAVPVLPIEIVLLPFWSPFHLNKISYWARTTMVPLMVIAALKPRARNPKGVGIDELFLQDPRSIGMTAKAPHQSMAWFLLFRSLDAILRVIEPLFPKSLRKRAIDAALAFTEERLNGEDGMGAIYPPMANIVMMYDALGKDENFPPRAITRRGIDKLLVIKGEEAYCQPCVSPVWDTTLTAHALLEAGGDKAVPAAKQGLDWLIPRQELEVKGDWAAKRPDVRPGGWAFQYNNAHYPDLDDTAVVVMSMDRMRREHGATGYDAAIARGREWIEGMQSDDGGWAAFDVNNLEYYLNNIPFSDHGALLDPPTEDVTARCISMLAQLGETEKTSKHVADGVAYLRKTQHPEGSWYGRWGMNFIYGTWSVLCALNMAGVRHDDPMIRKAADWLASIQNDDGGWGEDAVSYRLDYKGWEAAPSTASQTAWALLALMAAGEVDHPAVARGVEYLIATQNEKGLWDEQRYTATGFPRVFYLRYHGYPKFFPLWALARYRNLRNTNSRVVGVGM; encoded by the coding sequence ATGGATTCCGTGAACGCGACCAGCCGCGAAGCTTTGGAATCGAGCATTGCGTCGGCGACGCAAGGCGTCCTCGGCTTCCAGCAATCCGACGGCCATTGGGTGTTCGAGCTCGAGGCCGACTGCACGATTCCGGCCGAGTACATCCTGCTGCGCCATTATCTCGCCGAGCCCGTCGACACCGTGCTCGAGGCCAAGATCGGCAATTATCTGCGTCGCGTGCAGGGCGCCCATGGTGGCTGGCCGCTCGTGCATGACGGCGAGTTCGACATGAGCGCCAGCGTGAAGGCGTACTTCGCGCTGAAGATGATCGGCGACTCCGTCGACGCCCCGCACATGGTGCGCGCGCGCGAGGCGATCCACGCCCGCGGCGGCGCGGTCAACAGCAACGTCTTCACCCGCTTCCTGCTCGCGACCTTCGGCGTCGTGAGCTGGCGCGCGGTGCCGGTGCTGCCGATCGAGATCGTGCTGCTGCCGTTCTGGTCGCCGTTCCATCTCAACAAGATCTCCTACTGGGCGCGCACCACCATGGTGCCGCTGATGGTGATCGCCGCGCTGAAGCCGCGCGCGAGGAATCCGAAGGGCGTCGGCATCGACGAATTGTTCCTGCAGGATCCGCGCTCGATCGGCATGACCGCGAAGGCGCCGCATCAGAGCATGGCCTGGTTCCTGCTGTTCCGTTCGCTCGATGCGATCCTGCGCGTGATCGAGCCGCTGTTTCCGAAGAGCCTACGCAAGCGCGCGATCGACGCGGCGCTCGCCTTCACCGAGGAGCGCCTCAACGGCGAGGACGGCATGGGCGCGATCTATCCGCCGATGGCCAACATCGTCATGATGTACGACGCGCTCGGCAAGGACGAGAACTTCCCGCCGCGCGCGATCACGCGCCGGGGCATCGACAAGCTGCTCGTGATCAAGGGCGAGGAGGCCTATTGCCAGCCCTGCGTCTCGCCGGTGTGGGACACGACGCTGACCGCGCACGCGCTGCTGGAAGCCGGCGGCGACAAGGCGGTGCCTGCGGCCAAGCAGGGCCTCGACTGGCTGATCCCGAGGCAGGAGCTCGAGGTGAAGGGCGACTGGGCGGCGAAGCGGCCCGACGTCCGCCCCGGCGGCTGGGCCTTTCAATACAACAACGCGCATTACCCCGACCTCGACGACACCGCCGTGGTGGTGATGTCGATGGACCGCATGCGCCGCGAGCACGGTGCGACCGGCTATGATGCCGCGATCGCCCGCGGCCGGGAGTGGATCGAGGGCATGCAGAGCGACGACGGCGGCTGGGCCGCCTTCGACGTCAACAACCTCGAATATTACCTCAACAACATCCCGTTCTCGGACCATGGCGCGCTGCTCGATCCGCCGACCGAGGACGTGACCGCGCGCTGCATCTCGATGCTGGCCCAGCTCGGCGAGACCGAGAAGACCAGCAAGCACGTCGCCGACGGCGTTGCCTACCTCAGGAAGACCCAGCACCCGGAAGGGTCCTGGTACGGCCGCTGGGGCATGAACTTCATCTATGGAACCTGGTCGGTGCTCTGCGCCCTCAACATGGCCGGCGTCCGCCACGATGACCCCATGATCCGGAAAGCCGCGGACTGGCTGGCCTCGATCCAGAACGACGACGGCGGCTGGGGCGAGGACGCTGTCAGCTACCGCCTGGACTACAAGGGATGGGAGGCCGCCCCCTCGACCGCCTCGCAAACGGCATGGGCCTTGCTTGCCCTGATGGCGGCAGGCGAGGTTGATCACCCGGCCGTCGCCCGCGGGGTGGAGTACCTGATTGCAACACAGAACGAAAAAGGACTGTGGGACGAGCAGCGGTATACCGCCACAGGCTTCCCCCGCGTGTTCTATCTACGGTATCATGGTTACCCAAAGTTCTTTCCGCTGTGGGCGTTGGCGCGGTATCGGAACTTGCGGAATACCAACAGCAGGGTGGTAGGGGTCGGAATGTGA
- the hpnD gene encoding presqualene diphosphate synthase HpnD, whose protein sequence is MTLEAATPGASYGSTASGSSFYAAMRILPHDQREAMFQIYSFCRQVDDIADSDGPRDERLAALQQWRNDIDALYHGNPPPRLKDYVASVKTFGLKREDFLAIVDGMEMDVPQDIRAPDMATLDLYCDRVASAVGRLSVRVFGMPEEDGILLAHHLGRALQLTNILRDIDEDAGLGRLYLPREALLHAGITSNDPNRVIAERALPKVCVPLTQRAKMHFEKSDEIMNRNKRRAVRAPRIMSKYYHSILDLLIARGFNAPREPVRVSKITRILILLRYAFI, encoded by the coding sequence ATGACGCTTGAGGCGGCCACGCCCGGCGCCAGTTATGGCTCGACCGCATCCGGCAGCTCGTTCTATGCCGCGATGCGCATCCTGCCGCACGACCAGCGCGAAGCGATGTTTCAGATCTACAGCTTCTGCCGCCAGGTCGACGACATCGCCGATTCCGACGGTCCGCGCGACGAGCGGCTCGCCGCGCTCCAGCAATGGCGCAACGACATCGACGCGCTCTACCATGGCAATCCGCCGCCGCGGCTGAAGGACTACGTCGCCTCGGTGAAGACCTTCGGGCTCAAGCGCGAGGATTTCCTGGCCATCGTCGACGGCATGGAGATGGACGTGCCGCAGGACATCCGCGCGCCCGACATGGCGACGCTGGATCTCTATTGCGACCGCGTCGCCAGCGCCGTGGGGCGGCTGTCGGTGCGGGTGTTCGGCATGCCGGAGGAAGACGGCATCCTGCTCGCCCATCATCTCGGCCGCGCGCTGCAGCTGACCAACATCCTGCGCGACATCGACGAGGACGCCGGCCTCGGCCGGCTCTATCTGCCGCGCGAGGCGCTGCTGCATGCAGGCATCACCTCCAATGATCCGAACCGTGTGATCGCCGAGCGCGCGCTGCCGAAGGTCTGCGTGCCGTTGACGCAGCGTGCGAAGATGCATTTCGAGAAGTCGGACGAGATCATGAACCGCAACAAGCGCCGCGCCGTGCGCGCGCCGCGGATCATGTCGAAATACTATCATTCCATTCTGGACCTCCTGATCGCGCGCGGTTTCAACGCGCCGCGCGAGCCGGTGCGTGTGTCGAAGATCACACGCATCCTGATCCTGCTCCGTTACGCTTTCATCTGA
- a CDS encoding ABC transporter permease, whose protein sequence is MNKKELGLGLLLLVIAAITGAINPAFLSLVNLLNMANLIGLFGVFALGEGLVIITGGIDLSLGSMFALLGVVFIDLLTTYQVPWPLALLAVLLGGTVLGAIQGFLVTRLKMQPFIVTLCGLLIYRGAARYYTSDSTRGFGYGDEAATLSSIASGNVAGIPNTFILLIILALVLGVVLHRSVYGRWLYAVGKNEEAARFSGINTNLVIATAYIISGLLAGVSTVLFVFYTNSVSPSSFGNFYELYAIAAAVLGGCSLRGGEGSILGIVLGTALLQVLQNLVNILGIPNSLNFAVMGTVILIGVLADQQLQARRRRQMALAGIARTAPRSTLEGRQGAAPRGVDALPARTGDQA, encoded by the coding sequence ATGAACAAGAAAGAACTCGGCCTGGGCCTGCTGCTCCTGGTGATTGCCGCCATCACCGGCGCGATCAATCCGGCCTTCCTGTCGCTGGTGAACTTGCTGAACATGGCCAACCTGATCGGCCTCTTCGGTGTGTTTGCGCTCGGCGAGGGGCTCGTGATCATCACAGGCGGCATCGACCTCTCGCTTGGCTCGATGTTCGCGCTGCTTGGCGTCGTCTTCATCGACCTTCTGACGACCTATCAGGTTCCCTGGCCCTTGGCGCTGCTGGCCGTCTTGCTCGGCGGGACGGTGCTCGGAGCAATTCAGGGGTTCCTCGTCACCCGATTGAAGATGCAGCCCTTCATCGTGACGCTGTGCGGGCTCCTGATCTATCGCGGCGCCGCCCGCTACTATACGTCCGACTCGACACGCGGCTTCGGCTACGGCGACGAGGCCGCGACGTTGAGCAGCATTGCCTCCGGCAATGTGGCGGGCATCCCGAACACCTTCATCCTTCTGATCATCCTTGCGCTCGTCCTCGGCGTGGTGCTGCACCGCTCGGTCTACGGGCGCTGGCTTTATGCCGTCGGCAAGAACGAGGAAGCGGCGCGCTTCTCGGGCATCAACACGAATCTCGTGATCGCAACCGCCTACATCATCAGCGGTTTGCTCGCCGGCGTTTCAACAGTCCTGTTCGTGTTCTACACCAACTCGGTGTCTCCGAGCTCCTTCGGCAATTTCTATGAGCTCTACGCGATCGCGGCTGCCGTCCTCGGCGGGTGCAGCCTGCGCGGCGGCGAAGGCTCGATCCTCGGCATCGTGCTGGGGACTGCGCTGCTGCAGGTGCTGCAGAACCTCGTGAATATCCTGGGCATCCCCAATTCCCTGAACTTCGCGGTGATGGGGACGGTGATTCTGATCGGCGTGTTGGCGGATCAACAACTGCAGGCCCGACGGCGGCGCCAGATGGCGCTGGCCGGCATTGCCCGCACGGCGCCGAGATCGACTCTTGAAGGACGGCAGGGCGCAGCACCGCGCGGCGTGGACGCGCTGCCGGCGAGAACGGGCGACCAGGCATGA